The DNA segment AGAAACGTTTGATATCAAACCTTCTTCTCACTTTTACAGTTCCAAATTTTGCGACTCTGCCAATATCATTCCGATGGAGATCTATCAACATATTATGTTCTGCAATTTCCTTTGGATCCATTAAAAGTTTACGTGCAAGAATAGTATCTTCCTTTGCATCCTTTCCACGTTTGGTGGTACCTGCAAGAGGGAAAGATTCCATCTCACCTTGTCTCAAACGGAATAGTAATTCTGGACTTGCACCTAAAATCACTCGTTTACCAAACTTCACATAATACATATGAGGTGAAGGATTAATTTCTCGAAGGGTTTCGTAAATGGCTAGTGGATTACCTTCTACTGAATATGTTTCTTCAAAACCAATTTGGCATTGGAAAGTATTTCCTGCTTTGACTTCCTCTAATGCTTCTTCTACCATTTGTTTGTGTACATCTTTGGAAAGACCATCACTCAAAATGGAAACTTTTGCTTTTGGTTTTTTAGTAACCGGTTTTTCCAATGAGCCAAGAATTGACTTAACAAGGTCAATGCGATTGTTCCCATTATCGAAATAAATAAGTTCACCTGTAAATTTATCATAAATTAGACCATCTAGATACATCCCGAAAATCATAGCTGGAAAATCAGGATGTGGTTTTAAGTGTAATTTGGGTTCGAAGAATTGCATACTTTGGTAACCCAAGTATCCAACCAAACCTCCCGCATAACTAATACTTAATGAATTATAATC comes from the Leptospira ellinghausenii genome and includes:
- a CDS encoding anthranilate synthase component I family protein, with the translated sequence MSQSLPKISIPKKPNYTSLSLPEGIEFWELFREIEEKYENCFLLESAGDNQYDSRYSVIGFDPSHLIKGEPGILEIDGKPFNVENPYFALRNITDYNSLSISYAGGLVGYLGYQSMQFFEPKLHLKPHPDFPAMIFGMYLDGLIYDKFTGELIYFDNGNNRIDLVKSILGSLEKPVTKKPKAKVSILSDGLSKDVHKQMVEEALEEVKAGNTFQCQIGFEETYSVEGNPLAIYETLREINPSPHMYYVKFGKRVILGASPELLFRLRQGEMESFPLAGTTKRGKDAKEDTILARKLLMDPKEIAEHNMLIDLHRNDIGRVAKFGTVKVRRRFDIKRFSHVQHISSEVVGILSSKEDMFSGLASSFPAGTLSGAPKIESMKIIERIEKSPRGPYGGAVGSFGFNGDCTFAIPIRSFFVNDGKGFVRASGGIVYDSKPEDEYQEIINKMASVRKALDLHKDPIVTEAKGKG